In the Pedobacter cryoconitis genome, CAAGTATCCCGGGCGGAAGTATTGATGCTGCTCACCAGACTTTTAACATTGTAACTAACGAATACAGAACCCTAGATGCCGTTCAGCATACGATTGTTTATGCCGCGGGAGGGAAAAATATAGTCTTAAAGAATATTGCCCGTGTTTATTATGGATATGAAGAAGATAAGCACATTACGCGCTTAAACGGGCACCGGAGTTTATTTATAACTGCGGCTCAGAAAGAGGGTGAGAATATTAGTAAAACACAACAGACCTATCAGCCGGTACTGGCAAATTTTAAAAAGACATTGCCTGCTAATATTGATTTAGTACAGAATTTTGACCAGGCAGATAATGTAAATAGAAGATTGACAGGTTTGGGACATGACTTTATAATTGCGATTTTACTGGTTGCAGTTACTTTACTGCCATTGGGGATGCGTCCGGCAATTATTGTGATGATTTCAATACCGCTTTCGCTGGCTATCGGAATTGTTTTATTACAGTTGTTTGGTTTCAACCTGAATCAACTGAGTATAGTCGGTTTAGTGGTTGCATTGGGGCTGCTGGTCGATGATAGTATTGTTGTTGTAGAGAATATCGAAAGGTGGATGCTGGAAGGGCATAGCCGTTTGGATGCTACCTTGAAAGCAACTAAACAGATTGGAATGGCAGTAGTAGGTTGTACCATTACGCTGATTATTGCTTTTATGCCGCTGGTATTTCTGCCAGAAGGTTCTGGCGATTTTATCAGGTCGTTACCACTGGCAGTTATTTTTTCGGTACTGGCATCAATGTTGGTTTCTTTAACAATTATCCCTTTCTTATCCAGCAGGTTATTGAAAACTCACGTTGGGAATCCAGAAGGAAATATGTTAATGCGTGGACTGAAAAGGTTGATTCATGGCAGTTATGCTCGTTTATTGGATAAAGCGTTGCAAAGACCATTGTTAACTATTTCGATCGCGTTTGTACTTTTCGCAACTTCTGTATTTCTTTTCAAAGTAATTGGATTTAGTTTGTTCCCTGCGTCAGAAAAGCCACAATTCCTGGTGAATATCACTACGCCAAATCAATCTAATTTGTCTTATACTGATGGGGTCGCCAAGGCTATTGAAAAGGAATTGAAGAAAGAGTCTGAAGTAAAATATTACTCTTCTAATGTAGGGAAGGGGAATCCAAGGATCTATTATAATATTATACCGGAAAATGACCGCAGCGACTTTGCGCAGTTGTTTGTCCAACTGGATGAGGATACATCTCCTGATGCAAAATTAAAGCTCATCCAGAAGCTACAGAAGCGTTGGGCACATTATCCGGGTGCAAAGGTCGAAGTTAAGAATTTTGAGCAGGGGCCGCCTGTAATTGCGCCGGTTGAGATTCGTCTTTTCGGAGATAATCTGGATACGCTGCGCTTACTTTCTATCAAAGTAGAAAAACTATTGAAGGAATCGCCGGGTACGATGTATGTGAGAAATCCAGTGAGCTTACTCAAAAGTGATATCCGTGTAATTGTGAATAAGGAAAAAGCACAAATATCAGGGGTTTCTACTCTAAATATTGATCAAACGGCAAGATTGGCAGTCACTGGGTTAAATATGGGAACCTTTTATAACAATGATAACAAAAACGGCTACGGTGTACTGCTGACGCGTATCAAAGAAGGAAGGCCAGGCATGGACGCTTTCCGGAATTTATATGTTGACAATGCAAAAGGGAATGCTTTACCGATGAACCAAGTGGCAGATTTGAAGCTGGAAGCCTCACAGGCAGTGATTAATCACCAGGAAAAGAAGCGGGTCGTTTCTGTACAGGCCAATGTCAGGGATGGTTTTTTGGTTAACCGGGTTATTGATGACGTTATCCTTAAAATGGATAAGGTTCATTTGCCAGCTGGCTATAGTTATGAAATGGGTGGTGAAGTCGAGTCCAGGAACAACTCGTTTGGTGGGTTTTTAAACATCATTCTGGTTACCGTATTCTTATTTATAGCGGTGTTGATCCTTTTATTCAAAACATTTAAAAGTACGCTGATTGTTTTGTCTGTTATTCCTTTGGGGGTGGTAGGAGCTGCGGTAGCCTTATGGATAACAGGAAATTCACTTTCTTTCGTAGCTATTATAGGTTTGATTGCGCTGGCAGGGATAGAGGTGAAAAACACGATTCTGCTGGTAGATTTTACCAATCAGCTCAGAAAGCAAGGGAAAGGTTTACAAGAAGCGATCCGGGAAGCTGGTGAAGTCAGGTTTTTACCTATCGTATTGACTTCACTGACCGCAATTGGTGGTCTGATACCTATTGCAATTTCAACTAATCCGTTGATCGCACCTTTAGCCATTGTATTAATAGGTGGATTGATTAGTTCGACTTTATTATCGCGGATTGTTACGCCGATTATTTATGAACTGATTCCTCCGGTCATAGCGGTTGAAGAACAGCAGGAGGTTGAAGGGCAAAAACCTGAGAATTAACGTAAATCCTGTAAAAGTTTAATGGTCATAAAAAAAGGAAGCGTCCCAAATATGGAACGCTTCCTTTTAATTATAACTGTTATTTAGGCAGAGTTTCTACCTGCATTTACAATTCCGTAAACGGTTCTGATGGCCAGTTTTTCATAAGATTGAAGTTGTTCATCATCCAGCTGATGCTGTAAGTTCTCTAAAGCAAAATGCTGAATCAATACTAAAGGAAGAACAATCTTCTCTCTGACTGCGATTGATCTTTTCTCTACCGGATAGTTTTCCATCAGGGTAGTGTGCCCTGCTAATTTTAAAAGCATTTCTTTAGAGCGTTCATACTCATCACGGAGCATTTTCCAGAAATCACCGAATTCAGGATCTTTGGCAAAATGTGCAGTGATGGAAAAGTCTGTTTTGCTCATAGACATCATTCCGTTGTCTATAATCGTCTTAAAATAACCAGATTCCTGGTAGGTTTTGCGGATCTTATCCCAATTTCCTGAGGCTTCCTGATTTTTTAAAGCAGTACCAATTCCATAAAACCCTGGGATATTCTGTTTCAGTTGTCCCCAGGCAGTTACAAAACTGATTGCCCTAAGGTCTTCTAAACGCAGTTTTTCACCTGAACTTCTTTTGACTGGTCTGCTGCTGATTGTAATTTTAGACAATAAACTCAGCGGAGAGAAGCGCTCCAGGTAATTTAAAAATAATGGATGTTTACGTAAAGCTACAAATGCATCAAAACTATCCTTCGCCATCACATCTAAAATATCCTTATGTGGTGAATCCAGTAGAATATTGTGTTTTTCTTTCAGGCCGGATGAGATCCCTGCATTGATTAATTGTTCAATATTAAACTCTGCACTATCAATAGAACCGTATTGTGAACTGATCGTTTGTCCCTGGATAGTCAATTGTATATTTTTATTGGCAATCTCTTTTCCCATGGAAGCGTAAAAGCGGTGAGTTTTACCTCCACCTCTTGATGGAGGGCCACCACGACCGTCGAAAAACGCCAATTGTATGTTATGCGCTACCGAAGTTGCAGTCAGGGCTACCTTGGCATTAAAAATAGACCAGTTAGCCATCAGATAACCACCATCCTTTGTGCTGTCTGAGAAGCCAAGCATAATATCTTGTTTGTTCCCTCTGCTTTCCAGGTGTTTTCTATAAAATGGATGTGTATATAAGCGTTCCATAATCTGTGAAGCACCTTCCAGGTCACTTACTGTTTCAAACAGCGGTACAAAATCTATGGTCAGTTCTTTTTCATCCCAACCGTTCCATAGAAACAATTCCATGAGTTGAAGGATATCGCTGGCCTGCTGGCAATTGCTGATAATATAACGGTGACAGGCAAGTTCTCCATTTTGCTGCTGAATCTGTCTGATCCCGGCAATGGTTTGCAAGGTATCAGTAGTCAGCGAATCGGCATCACCGGAATAATTTACTTTTGCAGTTTTGAAAGAAAGCAACTGTATTTTTTCTTCTTCTCCCAGTTCATCGAAGTTTTCAGGGAAAAGGGAGATAATAGGTTTGAATTGTCTGCAATAAGCATGAACATTACGAAGCACTCTACTATCCTGTCTGATGTCCAGAGAGGCAAAATGGCTGCCGAAAAGCTCAACTTTGCGCAATAGGTCGTCTACAAGGTCCGCAAATAAACCGTCATGGAATTCAATCAGCGTATCTTTAATCTGATTCAGGTTTTCAATCAGGAATTCTGAAATATTTGCAGGCTCAATATTCGTATCAAAAGCGTTTTTATAAAGCACATCCTGCACTTTATAAACTGTTTCTTCCACTCCTCTGAAAGTAATTCTTCGTTTCAGTTTTCTGAAGTCTCTGTAATAACAGCGGAATAAAATCTGACGCAGCATCTTTGAAACCTGTATGGTATCCTGTGCGTGCACATTCGGGTTACCATCACGGTCTCCACCTGGCCAGAAACCAAGTTCTATTGCTTTTTTTGAAGGGATATTAAATTCCTCCAGGCTACTGTCTATTTCTGACTGTATATTGGCTGCGGCAAAGTAAAAAACGTTTTCCAGATACCAGGTTAAGCTTAAGGCTTCGTCAACCGGTGTTGGAGATTTCTTGTTGAAAAACGGAGTTTTACCTAGTTGCTGCAGTAATTGGTTAATAGTGACAATGTCATTGATCTTAATTGCTGTAGTCAGGTCGTTGATAATAGAAAGTACACTGCCGGGATAGAATTGTGTCGGATGCGCGGTAAGTACAAGGCGCAACGAGAAATCTTCGATCAGTTTGGCTATTTTTTCATGAAGCTCTGCGTTGAATTCACTTTTTTTCAACATAGACCGGAGGGAACTGTGGTCTTCGGTTGTATTTAATTTTGTAAAGGAAGCATCCTCAACAGCATCAAATAATACAACCTGACGTTCGATATATTGAATAAAACGGAACAGTAAATCTATAATATCCTTAGGGTCTGTTGTTTGGGTATATCGCTCAAAAAAGCTCTTAATGA is a window encoding:
- a CDS encoding efflux RND transporter permease subunit, which produces MKISDYAVKNSQFTLVIFLMIIVLGISTMFSMPRSEDPEMHAPAFSVIIVYPGTSPRDIEDRVVTPLEKTISGLDDIKRIRTSISNGVAVLRVEYKYSSSVEGKYQEIVREVNSRRSELPADIYSIEVQKQQPSDVNVLQVALVSENAPRSRMQYYAEKLQDELEKVAALKKVSIFGLPRQQVRIELDLEKMAQMNLPVSAVKNSLQSEMASIPGGSIDAAHQTFNIVTNEYRTLDAVQHTIVYAAGGKNIVLKNIARVYYGYEEDKHITRLNGHRSLFITAAQKEGENISKTQQTYQPVLANFKKTLPANIDLVQNFDQADNVNRRLTGLGHDFIIAILLVAVTLLPLGMRPAIIVMISIPLSLAIGIVLLQLFGFNLNQLSIVGLVVALGLLVDDSIVVVENIERWMLEGHSRLDATLKATKQIGMAVVGCTITLIIAFMPLVFLPEGSGDFIRSLPLAVIFSVLASMLVSLTIIPFLSSRLLKTHVGNPEGNMLMRGLKRLIHGSYARLLDKALQRPLLTISIAFVLFATSVFLFKVIGFSLFPASEKPQFLVNITTPNQSNLSYTDGVAKAIEKELKKESEVKYYSSNVGKGNPRIYYNIIPENDRSDFAQLFVQLDEDTSPDAKLKLIQKLQKRWAHYPGAKVEVKNFEQGPPVIAPVEIRLFGDNLDTLRLLSIKVEKLLKESPGTMYVRNPVSLLKSDIRVIVNKEKAQISGVSTLNIDQTARLAVTGLNMGTFYNNDNKNGYGVLLTRIKEGRPGMDAFRNLYVDNAKGNALPMNQVADLKLEASQAVINHQEKKRVVSVQANVRDGFLVNRVIDDVILKMDKVHLPAGYSYEMGGEVESRNNSFGGFLNIILVTVFLFIAVLILLFKTFKSTLIVLSVIPLGVVGAAVALWITGNSLSFVAIIGLIALAGIEVKNTILLVDFTNQLRKQGKGLQEAIREAGEVRFLPIVLTSLTAIGGLIPIAISTNPLIAPLAIVLIGGLISSTLLSRIVTPIIYELIPPVIAVEEQQEVEGQKPEN
- a CDS encoding phosphoenolpyruvate carboxylase, giving the protein MTQKLRVTGPRESIFNNEVVSRFELYNSLFLTLPFYKIKDTGTLLPLFIKHCEDGVKNLKTPAEIIKSFFERYTQTTDPKDIIDLLFRFIQYIERQVVLFDAVEDASFTKLNTTEDHSSLRSMLKKSEFNAELHEKIAKLIEDFSLRLVLTAHPTQFYPGSVLSIINDLTTAIKINDIVTINQLLQQLGKTPFFNKKSPTPVDEALSLTWYLENVFYFAAANIQSEIDSSLEEFNIPSKKAIELGFWPGGDRDGNPNVHAQDTIQVSKMLRQILFRCYYRDFRKLKRRITFRGVEETVYKVQDVLYKNAFDTNIEPANISEFLIENLNQIKDTLIEFHDGLFADLVDDLLRKVELFGSHFASLDIRQDSRVLRNVHAYCRQFKPIISLFPENFDELGEEEKIQLLSFKTAKVNYSGDADSLTTDTLQTIAGIRQIQQQNGELACHRYIISNCQQASDILQLMELFLWNGWDEKELTIDFVPLFETVSDLEGASQIMERLYTHPFYRKHLESRGNKQDIMLGFSDSTKDGGYLMANWSIFNAKVALTATSVAHNIQLAFFDGRGGPPSRGGGKTHRFYASMGKEIANKNIQLTIQGQTISSQYGSIDSAEFNIEQLINAGISSGLKEKHNILLDSPHKDILDVMAKDSFDAFVALRKHPLFLNYLERFSPLSLLSKITISSRPVKRSSGEKLRLEDLRAISFVTAWGQLKQNIPGFYGIGTALKNQEASGNWDKIRKTYQESGYFKTIIDNGMMSMSKTDFSITAHFAKDPEFGDFWKMLRDEYERSKEMLLKLAGHTTLMENYPVEKRSIAVREKIVLPLVLIQHFALENLQHQLDDEQLQSYEKLAIRTVYGIVNAGRNSA